From the Halalkalicoccus sp. CGA53 genome, one window contains:
- a CDS encoding SRPBCC family protein: MILEERTRIGAPPEEVFRYFEEMDSNYEEWHPDHITFRWVEGEGLERGNRSYFEEVIGGTLMKKTVWYAAVEPDRYIELRPTSRLIRFVLPYISFAFEPDGEGCRVVQRIKIRTGPIGARLNRREFDAVRRHMNEEGENLKRILEGGD, encoded by the coding sequence GTGATCCTAGAGGAACGGACACGTATCGGGGCTCCACCCGAGGAGGTCTTTCGCTACTTCGAGGAGATGGACAGCAACTACGAGGAGTGGCATCCGGACCACATCACGTTCCGGTGGGTCGAGGGCGAGGGACTCGAACGGGGAAACCGCTCCTATTTCGAGGAAGTGATCGGGGGGACGCTCATGAAAAAGACCGTCTGGTACGCCGCGGTGGAGCCGGATCGGTATATCGAGTTGCGGCCGACCTCGCGGCTGATACGGTTCGTACTCCCCTACATCAGCTTCGCGTTCGAACCCGACGGGGAGGGGTGTCGGGTCGTCCAGCGGATCAAGATCCGAACCGGGCCGATCGGAGCGAGACTCAATCGGCGGGAGTTCGACGCGGTCCGACGACACATGAATGAGGAAGGGGAGAACTTGAAGAGAATACTCGAAGGGGGAGACTGA
- a CDS encoding universal stress protein: protein MYSDILLPTDGSEAAESAINHALAIGNCFDALVHVLHVTDSSHPDQSHGGQRFDQVGTDQFSERETLAEIGREAIGTVTSEAESRGVDTVEHIVPGQPARVIAHYVENEGIDLVVMGSRGHQGVKRALLGSVTERVTGLVDVPVLVTTPGETNEGDG from the coding sequence ATGTACAGTGACATCCTCTTACCGACCGACGGGAGCGAGGCAGCCGAGTCCGCGATCAATCACGCTCTCGCCATCGGGAACTGCTTCGACGCATTGGTCCACGTGCTACACGTGACCGACTCCAGTCACCCCGATCAGAGCCACGGCGGACAGCGTTTCGATCAGGTCGGGACCGATCAGTTCAGCGAGCGGGAGACGCTCGCCGAGATCGGTCGAGAGGCGATCGGTACCGTTACGTCCGAAGCGGAGAGCCGAGGGGTCGACACGGTCGAGCACATCGTTCCCGGTCAACCCGCCCGTGTCATCGCTCACTACGTGGAAAACGAGGGTATCGACCTCGTCGTCATGGGGAGCAGGGGTCATCAGGGCGTCAAGCGAGCACTGCTCGGGAGCGTCACCGAGCGCGTCACGGGCCTCGTCGACGTGCCCGTCCTCGTCACGACCCCCGGAGAGACGAACGAAGGCGACGGGTAG
- a CDS encoding flavin reductase family protein: MNQFAAREIDPGENARIIKSAVTPRPIAWISTVDGNGTENLAPFSSYNYVGSSQPVVVFNSPSEASGRMKDTARNALETEEFAVNVVTEALIEEMDRTSASVPPEESEFDLAGLRRAECREITPPRVADAVITMECTLYDAIEVYEKLMILGDVQYYHVSDEVLTDGRIDSRKVDTVGRLGGPYYTVSDPHEFERQF, from the coding sequence GTGAACCAGTTTGCCGCTCGAGAGATCGATCCCGGAGAGAACGCACGAATCATCAAGAGTGCGGTCACGCCGCGCCCCATCGCCTGGATCAGTACCGTCGACGGGAACGGCACCGAGAACCTCGCCCCGTTCAGCTCGTACAACTACGTCGGCTCGAGTCAGCCGGTGGTCGTGTTCAACTCGCCGAGCGAGGCCTCCGGCCGGATGAAAGACACCGCTCGGAACGCGCTGGAGACGGAGGAGTTCGCCGTGAACGTCGTCACCGAGGCGCTCATCGAGGAGATGGACCGGACCTCCGCGAGCGTCCCACCGGAGGAGAGCGAGTTCGACCTCGCGGGTCTGCGACGAGCGGAGTGCCGAGAGATCACCCCGCCGCGAGTGGCCGACGCCGTAATCACGATGGAGTGTACGCTGTACGACGCGATCGAGGTGTACGAGAAGCTGATGATACTCGGCGACGTGCAGTACTACCACGTCTCCGACGAGGTGCTCACCGACGGGCGGATCGACTCCCGAAAGGTCGATACGGTCGGCCGGCTAGGCGGGCCATACTACACCGTCTCAGACCCACACGAGTTCGAGCGGCAGTTCTGA
- a CDS encoding Lrp/AsnC family transcriptional regulator → MVTEKDRGVILDDVDRAILHELQRDARRITHEEISAEVGVSQSTVRNRIAALEETGVIKSYAPEIDYERAGFSLHVQFVCTAPMEDRHRIAREALEVGVVVTVQEMVTSERNLIVRVIATNSHDLTEITRDLGSLDMRIHSSEIVTNTYTQPFNYFESSRRRSEADGDDAGERSTEPDT, encoded by the coding sequence ATGGTCACCGAAAAGGACAGGGGAGTGATCCTGGACGACGTCGACCGGGCGATCCTCCACGAGCTACAACGCGACGCGCGACGGATCACCCACGAGGAGATCAGCGCCGAGGTCGGCGTCTCCCAGAGCACCGTCCGGAACCGGATCGCCGCTCTCGAGGAGACGGGCGTTATCAAATCCTACGCCCCGGAGATCGACTACGAGCGTGCGGGCTTCTCGCTTCACGTCCAGTTCGTCTGCACCGCGCCGATGGAAGACCGTCACCGGATCGCGCGCGAGGCCCTCGAAGTCGGCGTCGTCGTCACCGTCCAGGAGATGGTCACGAGCGAACGCAACCTCATCGTCCGCGTCATCGCGACGAACTCGCACGATCTCACCGAGATCACGCGCGATCTCGGGAGCCTCGACATGCGTATCCACAGCTCCGAGATCGTCACGAACACCTACACACAGCCGTTCAACTACTTCGAATCCAGTCGGAGGAGATCCGAAGCCGACGGGGACGACGCCGGCGAACGTTCGACGGAGCCCGATACGTGA
- a CDS encoding alcohol dehydrogenase catalytic domain-containing protein, with protein MRTAAFTELTGPDGVTIIERPSPEPGPGEAVVDVEACAINRHDLWILEGDSAMVDADDLPFVSGLDVAGVVRVVGDDVTAVEPGDRVLLCPNETCGSCRFCRDGPENLCESFSLYHGGLAETARVRADRLLTLPPSVDTTSAAALPTAYMTAYHMLQRANVGPTDTVFVPGATGGVGVACIQLADILGVRTIGTSSRAAKLDRLAELGLDHAIQGTDPDELRDAVRDIGTPDAVLNHLGGRYTELGLDVLRRGGRMVICGRTAGSRSEIDVPDLFLGHKRIIGSTMGTQTDLETLVELVASGALRPEIDELYPLEETGAAFAAMQDRESVGKLVVTT; from the coding sequence ATGCGTACCGCAGCGTTCACCGAACTGACCGGACCGGACGGGGTAACGATCATCGAGCGACCCAGCCCAGAGCCGGGCCCTGGGGAGGCGGTCGTCGACGTCGAGGCGTGCGCGATCAACCGTCACGACCTCTGGATCCTCGAGGGCGACTCCGCCATGGTCGATGCCGATGACCTTCCGTTCGTCAGCGGCCTCGACGTGGCGGGCGTCGTCCGGGTAGTCGGCGACGACGTGACCGCGGTCGAACCGGGGGACCGTGTCCTTCTCTGCCCGAACGAGACCTGTGGGAGCTGTCGCTTCTGTCGCGACGGACCGGAGAACCTCTGTGAATCCTTCTCGCTGTATCACGGCGGCCTCGCGGAGACGGCACGCGTCAGGGCCGATCGCCTCCTCACGCTTCCGCCGTCCGTCGATACGACGAGCGCGGCCGCACTCCCGACCGCGTACATGACCGCCTACCACATGCTCCAGCGGGCGAACGTGGGTCCCACCGACACCGTCTTCGTCCCGGGTGCGACCGGCGGCGTCGGCGTCGCCTGCATCCAGCTCGCCGATATACTCGGTGTCCGAACCATCGGCACCTCCTCGAGGGCGGCGAAACTGGACCGACTCGCCGAGTTAGGTCTGGATCACGCCATCCAGGGCACCGATCCCGACGAGCTGCGCGATGCGGTGCGAGATATCGGTACGCCGGACGCCGTCCTCAACCATCTCGGAGGACGGTACACCGAACTCGGACTGGACGTCCTCAGACGTGGCGGGCGCATGGTGATCTGCGGACGGACCGCCGGTAGCCGGTCCGAGATAGACGTCCCCGACCTCTTCCTGGGACACAAACGGATTATAGGCAGTACGATGGGGACACAGACCGACCTGGAGACGCTGGTCGAACTCGTCGCAAGCGGTGCGTTGCGCCCCGAGATCGACGAGCTGTATCCGCTCGAGGAGACCGGGGCCGCCTTCGCAGCGATGCAGGACCGCGAGAGCGTCGGGAAACTCGTCGTGACGACCTGA
- a CDS encoding alpha/beta fold hydrolase: METIASVDGTEIAYERTGSGPPLVLVHGTTADHTRWDPVRPALEEQFTVYAMDRRGRGESGDAADYELDREFEDVAAVVESIDEPAVLLGHSYGALCSLEAALRTDDLRALVLYEPPIRVGDQELHSEDVLAEMRALLDDDEHERALVLFLREVAMFSPTQLDALRSAPNWPARVSAADTAYRETRASGQYEFDPTRFAAMTTPTLLLVGGESPQYYEDATDAVARALPDSRVVTLDGQQHVAMNTAPALFVDEVLAFAREPS, encoded by the coding sequence ATGGAGACGATCGCTTCGGTGGACGGCACGGAGATCGCGTACGAACGGACGGGGAGCGGTCCACCGCTCGTGCTCGTGCACGGGACGACCGCCGACCACACCCGGTGGGACCCGGTCCGTCCCGCCCTCGAGGAACAGTTCACGGTATACGCGATGGACCGTCGAGGTCGGGGCGAGAGCGGGGACGCCGCCGACTACGAGCTGGACCGGGAGTTCGAGGACGTGGCCGCCGTCGTCGAGTCGATCGACGAGCCGGCCGTCCTGCTCGGCCACTCCTACGGCGCACTCTGCTCGCTGGAGGCGGCCTTGCGAACCGACGACCTGCGCGCGCTCGTCCTGTACGAGCCCCCGATCCGAGTCGGTGATCAGGAACTCCACTCCGAGGACGTACTCGCCGAGATGAGGGCCCTTCTGGACGACGACGAGCACGAGCGAGCGCTCGTTCTGTTCCTGCGCGAGGTCGCCATGTTCTCGCCGACACAGCTCGACGCGCTCCGTTCGGCACCGAACTGGCCGGCTAGAGTGAGTGCAGCCGACACGGCCTATCGCGAGACACGGGCGTCCGGCCAATACGAGTTCGATCCTACCCGATTCGCGGCCATGACCACACCGACGCTGCTGCTGGTCGGCGGCGAGAGCCCTCAGTACTACGAAGACGCGACGGACGCCGTCGCCAGGGCACTCCCGGACAGCCGGGTCGTTACTTTGGACGGACAGCAACACGTCGCGATGAACACCGCGCCGGCGCTCTTCGTCGACGAGGTGCTCGCGTTCGCTCGCGAGCCGAGCTAA
- a CDS encoding CPBP family intramembrane glutamic endopeptidase has translation MTPGNSVRGGISGSRLTLFLGVLLVSMAGFVGFSWISGRSFLSLLVPYMFTPMIAALIVCYWDGISLSTVGLRVGRARWLVVAVVIVFPIVGAVTAISTGIPGVAFDPAASDVPGLDLTAGLHEVLPIFGLLLLTGITVNSLVALGEEFGWRGYLLWELAPLGFWRASFGIGVVWGLWHTPGIVAGHNYPSFPVLGVVLMTLFCTLLAPLYTYLVIRSRSVLPAAVFHGVFNTFALTIAVTSTPDTVVRELVASEAGLVGLVVFVLIAVVIAIAGPPRLTREFARKRASRPSVASTV, from the coding sequence ATGACGCCCGGGAACTCGGTTAGGGGAGGTATTAGCGGGAGTCGTCTCACGCTGTTCCTCGGCGTTCTGCTCGTGTCGATGGCGGGGTTCGTCGGTTTCTCGTGGATCTCCGGTCGCTCGTTCCTCTCGTTGCTCGTACCGTACATGTTCACACCGATGATAGCTGCCCTGATCGTGTGCTATTGGGACGGGATCTCGCTCTCTACTGTCGGGCTCCGGGTGGGCAGAGCTCGGTGGCTCGTCGTCGCCGTCGTGATCGTGTTCCCGATCGTGGGGGCGGTGACCGCCATCTCGACGGGCATTCCGGGAGTCGCCTTCGATCCGGCTGCAAGCGACGTTCCGGGACTCGATCTCACGGCCGGACTGCACGAAGTACTCCCGATCTTCGGGCTACTGTTGCTCACCGGGATCACGGTGAATTCGCTGGTCGCGCTCGGCGAAGAGTTCGGATGGCGTGGATACCTGCTGTGGGAGCTCGCGCCGCTTGGCTTCTGGAGAGCGTCGTTCGGTATCGGGGTGGTGTGGGGGCTGTGGCACACGCCCGGGATCGTGGCCGGTCACAACTACCCGTCGTTCCCGGTCCTCGGTGTCGTCCTGATGACCCTCTTCTGTACGCTCCTCGCGCCGCTTTACACCTATCTCGTGATCCGTTCGCGGTCGGTGTTACCGGCAGCGGTGTTCCACGGCGTGTTCAACACGTTCGCTCTCACGATCGCCGTTACGTCGACGCCCGACACCGTCGTTCGGGAACTCGTCGCCAGCGAAGCCGGCCTCGTCGGTCTGGTGGTCTTCGTGCTGATCGCGGTCGTGATCGCGATCGCCGGACCGCCACGACTGACCCGCGAGTTCGCCCGTAAGAGAGCGAGTCGCCCGTCGGTTGCCTCGACGGTCTGA
- a CDS encoding ArsR/SmtB family transcription factor, translating to MAETERAPSEPGFDLLSDETRIDIVRTLVDHLRESPDEPSIGFSDLRRRVGVRDSGNFSYHLNKLEGRFVRKTAEGYRIAPAGLKVVAALITGTYDTGSPLGPLELEDRCPVCDGRLTATYRDGLLGVRCPNDHVFKNTLPPGTIDDRTLPEVLELWTHKTRNDLALATEGICPFCYGRLELSAGSDIGPECSEVETRCPRCGVSLEIPVIVSACRHPTVTAYYFDHGIDVRATPLWASEFYDPVDVSRSTDPDRIHLSIDLGHDPLAVTLDDSLAVVRVSAPEDTTEDLAGG from the coding sequence ATGGCCGAGACGGAGCGAGCGCCCTCGGAACCGGGGTTCGATCTCCTGAGCGACGAGACACGGATCGATATCGTTCGGACGCTCGTCGATCACCTGCGCGAAAGCCCCGACGAGCCTTCGATCGGCTTCTCCGACCTCCGACGCCGAGTCGGAGTTCGCGACTCCGGGAACTTCAGCTACCACTTGAACAAACTCGAAGGGCGGTTCGTCAGAAAGACGGCCGAGGGGTATCGTATCGCCCCTGCAGGGCTCAAGGTCGTCGCCGCACTCATCACCGGCACGTACGACACCGGTAGTCCGCTCGGTCCCCTCGAACTCGAGGACCGGTGTCCCGTCTGTGACGGACGGCTCACGGCGACGTACAGGGACGGCCTCCTCGGGGTACGCTGTCCGAACGACCACGTCTTCAAGAACACACTGCCGCCCGGCACGATCGACGATCGTACCCTACCGGAGGTGCTCGAACTCTGGACGCACAAGACCAGGAACGATCTGGCCCTGGCGACCGAAGGGATCTGTCCGTTCTGTTACGGCCGATTGGAGCTCTCGGCCGGTTCCGATATCGGGCCCGAGTGCTCGGAGGTCGAGACGCGGTGTCCCCGCTGTGGGGTTTCACTCGAGATCCCGGTCATCGTGAGTGCGTGCCGACACCCGACCGTTACAGCGTACTACTTCGATCACGGGATCGATGTCCGAGCGACTCCGCTCTGGGCGTCCGAATTCTACGACCCCGTCGACGTCTCCCGATCGACCGATCCCGACCGGATACACCTCAGCATCGACCTCGGCCACGACCCGCTCGCGGTGACGCTTGACGACTCCCTCGCCGTCGTACGGGTTTCCGCACCCGAGGACACGACCGAAGACCTGGCGGGCGGCTGA
- a CDS encoding DoxX family protein, translated as MSTPTENRLESRIGGLTLTGTPHALSAWFVVALRLVMGGAFLGAGLGKVAFVSGESFDAAGYLMGSEGPVAGIYAAMAASTMLMEVVNVVVPVTQVLIGIALITGAFVRLAALGGALQMAMFYLGSWDVAGPLGFVNSNLVYLVVFLAVAAFGAGRILGLDRYIEGIDVGGQPLVERYPKTRYLLG; from the coding sequence ATATCCACACCGACTGAGAACAGACTCGAGAGCAGGATCGGCGGGCTCACGCTCACCGGAACGCCACACGCGCTTTCCGCGTGGTTCGTCGTCGCGTTGCGGCTCGTCATGGGCGGGGCGTTTCTCGGGGCTGGCCTCGGGAAGGTCGCGTTCGTCTCGGGCGAGTCCTTCGACGCGGCGGGCTACCTCATGGGTTCGGAGGGTCCCGTCGCGGGGATCTACGCGGCGATGGCCGCGAGCACGATGCTGATGGAGGTGGTGAACGTCGTCGTCCCGGTGACGCAGGTGCTGATCGGGATCGCCCTCATTACAGGGGCGTTCGTCCGACTGGCGGCGCTCGGCGGGGCGCTGCAGATGGCGATGTTCTACCTGGGGAGTTGGGACGTCGCGGGGCCGCTGGGGTTCGTGAACTCGAACCTGGTCTACCTCGTGGTGTTCCTCGCGGTCGCGGCGTTCGGCGCGGGGCGGATCCTCGGGCTCGACCGATACATCGAGGGGATCGACGTTGGGGGCCAGCCGCTCGTCGAGCGCTACCCGAAAACCAGGTACCTCCTCGGCTGA
- a CDS encoding protein sorting system archaetidylserine decarboxylase, whose translation MRFAPGALWYAVPAFLIALPAFLVSAWLTLAFAAVGGFVLFFFRDPDRSPPFSGIVSPADGKVTVIREEGDRIRVGVFMSPFDVHVNRAPTDGTVQRVEHSPGDYRPAFSKDSEHNERVEIGFEEFSVTLIAGAFARRITPYVETGDELSRGEKIGHIAFGSRADVLLPPEIGREDLLVEKGERVTAGETLLADTEGSDPFGFDGTDATAVDDRPLSAD comes from the coding sequence ATGCGCTTCGCACCCGGGGCTCTCTGGTACGCGGTGCCCGCGTTCCTGATCGCGTTGCCGGCGTTCCTCGTCTCGGCCTGGCTCACGCTCGCGTTCGCCGCCGTCGGCGGGTTCGTCCTCTTCTTCTTCCGCGATCCGGACCGCTCGCCACCCTTCTCGGGGATCGTCTCGCCCGCCGACGGGAAGGTCACGGTGATCCGCGAGGAAGGCGACCGGATCCGAGTCGGGGTGTTCATGAGTCCGTTCGACGTCCACGTCAACCGCGCGCCGACCGACGGAACCGTACAGAGGGTCGAACACAGCCCCGGGGACTACCGACCGGCGTTCTCGAAGGACTCCGAGCACAACGAACGCGTCGAGATCGGGTTCGAGGAGTTCTCGGTGACGCTCATCGCGGGGGCGTTCGCCCGCCGGATCACCCCCTACGTCGAGACCGGCGACGAGCTCTCTCGCGGCGAGAAGATCGGCCACATCGCGTTCGGGAGCCGGGCGGACGTCCTCTTACCCCCGGAGATAGGGAGGGAGGACCTCCTCGTCGAGAAAGGCGAGCGGGTGACCGCGGGCGAGACACTGCTGGCGGACACCGAGGGGTCGGATCCGTTCGGGTTCGACGGGACGGACGCGACCGCGGTCGACGATCGGCCGCTGTCGGCCGACTAA